A portion of the Oxynema aestuarii AP17 genome contains these proteins:
- the purN gene encoding phosphoribosylglycinamide formyltransferase, producing MTSNRAVVTATPSFISPILPSNFMQEATGGDRPLKLGILASGSGSNFEAIAEAIASGELNAQIQVVIYNNPGAKVCDRARRWNVPAVFHDHRQYKRRQLDAQIVATLQEYDVEWVIMAGWMRIVTEVLIDQFPNRVLNIHPSLLPSFRGARAVEDALQARVKITGCTVHIAALEVDSGPILMQAAVPVMPDDTPETLHARIQVEEHRIYPRAIALAAQQAKNSP from the coding sequence ATGACTTCCAATCGTGCAGTAGTGACCGCGACCCCGAGTTTTATTTCGCCGATTTTGCCGTCGAACTTCATGCAAGAGGCGACGGGGGGCGATCGCCCCTTGAAATTGGGCATCCTAGCGTCCGGAAGCGGCAGTAATTTTGAAGCGATCGCCGAAGCCATTGCCTCGGGAGAACTCAACGCCCAAATTCAAGTCGTCATCTACAACAACCCCGGCGCCAAAGTCTGCGATCGCGCCCGACGCTGGAACGTCCCGGCAGTGTTTCACGACCATCGCCAATACAAACGCCGTCAGTTAGACGCCCAAATCGTCGCCACTTTGCAAGAATATGACGTCGAATGGGTCATCATGGCAGGGTGGATGCGAATCGTAACGGAGGTCTTGATCGACCAATTTCCCAATCGCGTCTTAAACATCCATCCCAGTTTGTTACCCAGTTTCCGAGGAGCCCGCGCCGTCGAAGATGCCTTGCAAGCGCGAGTGAAAATCACCGGATGCACCGTTCACATCGCCGCCTTAGAAGTCGATAGCGGACCGATTTTGATGCAAGCTGCCGTCCCCGTGATGCCGGACGATACCCCAGAAACCTTACACGCGCGCATTCAAGTCGAAGAACACCGGATCTACCCGCGCGCGATCGCCCTGGCGGCCCAACAGGCGAAAAACAGCCCTTGA
- a CDS encoding CPBP family intramembrane glutamic endopeptidase, producing MSEKRPTNPEIEPLTRVQVLVAMAVTAILLLVVAKLWLYFSSGFRLPWQFGGQAIAQGVAVGLGISGTSAIVYRLWPDYRRCADFYLKIVLDPLIWPDLIWLGLLPGLSEELLFRGVLLPAIGLNANGLIVTSICFGILHLSSLQQWPYMVWATIVGLVLGGSALLTGNLLVPIVAHVLTNLISSILWKFGQLQDSDNRFS from the coding sequence GTGTCCGAAAAACGTCCTACTAATCCCGAAATCGAACCGCTTACCCGAGTACAAGTCCTCGTGGCGATGGCAGTAACGGCGATTCTGCTGCTCGTCGTTGCCAAGCTGTGGCTGTATTTCAGTAGTGGATTTCGCCTGCCCTGGCAATTCGGCGGACAGGCGATCGCCCAAGGGGTGGCGGTCGGTTTGGGGATTAGCGGAACCAGTGCGATCGTCTATCGACTCTGGCCCGATTATCGCCGTTGTGCCGATTTCTATTTAAAAATTGTCCTCGATCCGCTCATTTGGCCGGATTTAATTTGGTTGGGATTGCTGCCGGGTTTGAGTGAAGAATTGCTATTTCGCGGAGTTCTTTTACCTGCGATCGGGTTGAATGCGAATGGCCTGATCGTGACGAGTATTTGCTTTGGAATTTTACATTTGAGTAGCCTCCAGCAGTGGCCGTACATGGTTTGGGCGACCATTGTCGGCTTAGTACTCGGAGGCAGTGCGTTGTTGACCGGAAATTTACTGGTGCCGATTGTCGCTCACGTTCTCACGAATTTGATTTCGAGCATTTTGTGGAAGTTCGGCCAGTTGCAAGATAGCGACAATCGGTTTTCTTAG
- a CDS encoding DUF3326 domain-containing protein: protein MTSKPYTAVLIVPTGIGASIGGYAGDALPVARAIASVVDRLITHPNVLNGAQLYWPLSNGFYVEGYALDRFASGSWGLRPRDRNRITLILDRAIEPELRWRHLQAADAARATLGLDLTDYVVTDTPLQVTLQTASSGASWGTIAHPDSLLRAANRAIVECGAEAIAVVARFPDDEGSEALQNYRHGSGVDPLAGAEALISHLVVREFQIPCAHAPALQPLPLDPSISPRSAAEEIGYTFLPCVLAGLSRAPQFVTSLQGRSPSSDIWAEQVDAVIIPATAAGSSAVLSLSQSRSQIIAVRDNETRMQVTPADLGISALTVNSYLEAIGAIAAHRAGVSPISLTPQLGAIGECRERGGENLRVRKGHLNSKL from the coding sequence ATGACCTCTAAGCCCTATACTGCCGTTTTGATCGTTCCTACGGGAATCGGGGCCTCGATTGGCGGTTATGCCGGAGATGCGTTGCCCGTCGCCCGGGCGATCGCCTCTGTGGTAGACCGCTTGATTACCCATCCCAACGTCCTCAATGGCGCTCAGTTATATTGGCCGTTGTCCAATGGATTTTACGTCGAAGGCTATGCCCTCGATCGCTTCGCCTCGGGATCGTGGGGTCTGCGACCGCGCGATCGCAATCGCATTACCCTGATTCTCGATCGCGCGATCGAACCGGAATTGCGCTGGCGACACCTACAAGCTGCCGACGCCGCCCGGGCCACCCTCGGCCTCGATTTGACCGATTACGTGGTCACCGATACCCCGTTACAGGTAACGTTACAAACGGCTAGTTCGGGGGCCAGTTGGGGGACGATCGCCCATCCCGATAGTTTGCTGCGGGCGGCGAACCGGGCAATTGTCGAGTGTGGGGCGGAGGCGATCGCCGTCGTGGCGCGCTTTCCCGACGACGAAGGCAGCGAAGCTTTGCAAAACTACCGCCACGGGTCCGGTGTCGATCCTCTGGCGGGGGCGGAAGCGTTAATCAGTCACTTAGTGGTTAGGGAATTTCAGATCCCGTGCGCCCACGCCCCCGCGTTACAGCCGTTACCGTTGGATCCGTCAATTTCACCGCGATCGGCGGCGGAGGAAATCGGCTATACTTTTCTCCCTTGCGTGCTGGCGGGATTGAGTCGGGCGCCCCAATTCGTCACGAGTCTGCAGGGGCGATCGCCCTCGTCGGATATTTGGGCCGAACAAGTCGATGCGGTGATTATTCCGGCGACGGCGGCGGGGAGTAGTGCCGTGTTAAGTTTGAGTCAGTCGCGATCGCAAATTATCGCCGTGAGAGATAACGAAACCCGGATGCAGGTGACCCCGGCAGATTTAGGAATTTCTGCACTGACGGTGAACTCGTATTTAGAAGCGATCGGCGCGATCGCCGCCCACCGTGCGGGGGTCAGCCCGATCTCGTTAACGCCGCAGCTTGGGGCGATCGGGGAGTGTCGGGAGAGAGGGGGGGAGAACTTGCGAGTCAGAAAGGGACATCTAAACTCTAAACTCTAA
- a CDS encoding 2Fe-2S iron-sulfur cluster-binding protein gives MAKTYTVEIQHQGKTHTLEIPEDQTILSAAYDAGLMELPSSCNSGVCTTCAAKIVGEGSVDQSEGMGLGPELQDEGYVLLCVSYPRSNLKVETEKEDEVYDRQFGAPS, from the coding sequence ATGGCTAAAACATACACTGTCGAGATTCAACATCAAGGAAAGACCCACACCCTTGAAATTCCTGAAGATCAAACGATCCTCAGTGCGGCTTACGACGCGGGATTGATGGAATTGCCGAGTTCTTGTAATTCGGGGGTGTGTACGACCTGTGCGGCGAAGATCGTCGGCGAGGGAAGCGTCGATCAAAGCGAGGGAATGGGTCTCGGACCGGAATTGCAAGATGAGGGTTACGTGCTGCTTTGTGTGTCTTATCCGCGCTCCAATCTTAAGGTGGAGACGGAGAAAGAGGACGAAGTGTACGATCGCCAGTTTGGGGCGCCGTCTTAA
- a CDS encoding YcjF family protein, giving the protein MVEKDYSLDELVSQFGDGYREAETELGQCNVLAIGKTGVGKSTLINAVFREKLAETGVGRPITQGIRQYTKSPCPIAVYDTPGLELSDEQIERMTLEVSELIDSRRLLDPKEHIHVIWYCINYESRRFEHKEENWLKLLELKDIPVILVVTQTTTQKRSEFIQTLEAMNLPVTQVVPVLAEAKEVHDDFPAVQPHGLDRLVEITFDLLPECAREAFIREQIASVNLKAKGAFKYLSGYVASSAVVGASPIPFSDAPLLMGVQTVMLGHITAIFGLPFDRGFIATLLTAIAGTTGATAIGRSIVGNLVKFLPGAGTLIGGAISASTAASLTLALGLAYIELLKVYMKAQWRGETLSKKELSRIFVYLYKDYLQSGRKTPSEEPILPPREIDIQD; this is encoded by the coding sequence ATGGTGGAGAAAGACTATTCCCTGGACGAACTCGTGTCACAATTTGGCGATGGCTATCGCGAAGCGGAAACCGAACTGGGTCAGTGCAATGTTCTGGCGATCGGTAAAACGGGCGTCGGCAAAAGTACGCTAATTAATGCCGTTTTTCGAGAGAAATTGGCCGAAACTGGGGTCGGACGACCGATTACCCAGGGAATTCGGCAATATACCAAATCTCCCTGTCCGATCGCCGTCTACGATACTCCCGGATTGGAACTGTCCGACGAACAGATCGAACGCATGACCCTGGAAGTCTCGGAACTGATCGATTCCCGGCGCCTGCTCGATCCTAAAGAACATATCCACGTCATTTGGTATTGCATTAACTACGAAAGTCGCCGTTTCGAGCACAAAGAGGAAAACTGGCTCAAATTACTCGAACTGAAAGATATTCCCGTGATTCTCGTCGTCACTCAGACGACGACGCAAAAGCGTAGCGAGTTTATCCAAACCTTAGAAGCGATGAACTTGCCCGTCACCCAGGTGGTCCCGGTCCTGGCAGAAGCGAAAGAGGTTCACGATGACTTTCCCGCCGTGCAACCCCACGGACTCGATCGCCTCGTGGAAATTACCTTCGACCTGCTGCCGGAATGCGCCCGCGAAGCGTTTATTCGCGAACAAATTGCCAGTGTCAACCTCAAAGCCAAAGGTGCTTTTAAATATCTCTCCGGTTACGTTGCCAGTTCCGCCGTCGTGGGCGCCTCGCCGATTCCTTTTTCCGACGCGCCGCTACTGATGGGAGTTCAGACGGTGATGCTCGGTCATATTACGGCGATTTTCGGGTTACCCTTCGATCGCGGCTTCATTGCGACCTTGCTGACGGCGATCGCGGGAACCACCGGGGCGACGGCGATCGGGCGATCGATTGTCGGTAATTTGGTTAAATTCCTGCCCGGGGCCGGAACCCTCATCGGCGGGGCGATTTCCGCCTCTACTGCCGCCTCGCTCACCCTGGCGTTGGGGTTGGCCTATATCGAATTACTCAAAGTCTACATGAAAGCTCAATGGCGCGGCGAAACCCTCTCTAAAAAAGAGCTCAGCCGCATTTTTGTCTATCTTTACAAGGATTACTTGCAAAGCGGACGCAAAACACCGAGTGAAGAACCGATCTTGCCCCCACGAGAAATTGATATTCAAGATTGA
- a CDS encoding WD40 repeat domain-containing protein gives MTPLKSLQQDFIRRLHEKSAVLHRLKNPILVGYFSELTLLTEYEIEQIQEFCWNQVEKLRDDYSKPIREHFRDRFLFQLGKKAVAKYLDDLLVPIPLDEKFGGVSQVAFRLKSDRSIGIQVKVVRGAIADLKWWFSAEEINKNAVIICMWLAEAIAADSESEYPLILAGFLPTYLLDVVFKTEVEIELEDLLYAGGLHCYLESLIWQCVRTLDDLGGQVLCLALSPDGRQLASGTLDNTIKIWELDSASLLKTLSGQGDAILFVSFSPDGDRLIGESFDSTIQIWDWKSGQILHVFPRQLGEISPHFSIADRTQILEAIDNESNPVMAIAIAPNSHTVATVNADNAIEIWNLETGTHLQSFQGHANWILSLAFSPDGKLLASGSGDRTVKIWDLHAQLELYTLEGHTDEVESVLFSPDGQILASGSDDTTIALWDLETGTRLYTLVGHSEEVETLAFSPDGQILASGSGDATIKMWDVSTGKEIYTLFGHSDWVSSLTFSPDGQFLISGSGDETIKIWRRGR, from the coding sequence ATGACGCCCCTTAAATCGCTACAACAAGACTTTATTCGACGACTTCATGAAAAGTCAGCAGTTTTACATCGACTGAAAAATCCAATTTTAGTGGGTTATTTTAGCGAACTAACTCTATTAACAGAATACGAAATCGAACAAATCCAAGAATTTTGCTGGAATCAGGTAGAAAAACTGCGCGACGACTACAGTAAACCGATTCGCGAACATTTCCGCGATCGCTTTCTGTTTCAACTCGGCAAAAAGGCGGTCGCCAAATATCTAGACGATCTCTTAGTCCCGATTCCCCTCGATGAAAAGTTTGGCGGCGTCAGTCAAGTGGCTTTTCGGTTAAAATCCGACAGAAGTATTGGCATTCAAGTTAAAGTCGTTCGCGGGGCGATCGCCGATCTGAAATGGTGGTTTAGTGCGGAAGAAATCAATAAAAATGCCGTGATTATCTGTATGTGGCTGGCCGAGGCGATCGCCGCCGACAGCGAATCCGAATATCCCCTTATTCTAGCAGGATTTTTACCCACTTATCTGCTCGATGTCGTTTTCAAAACCGAAGTTGAAATCGAACTCGAAGATCTTCTCTATGCAGGCGGTCTACACTGTTATTTAGAATCGCTCATTTGGCAGTGCGTGCGAACTTTAGACGATCTCGGCGGTCAAGTTTTATGCCTTGCACTCAGTCCGGACGGACGGCAACTAGCCAGTGGAACTTTGGACAATACGATTAAAATTTGGGAGTTAGATAGTGCCAGTCTATTAAAAACTCTTTCCGGTCAAGGGGATGCCATTTTGTTTGTCAGTTTCAGCCCCGACGGCGATCGCTTAATTGGCGAAAGTTTTGACAGTACGATCCAAATTTGGGACTGGAAAAGTGGCCAGATCCTGCACGTTTTCCCTCGACAGTTAGGCGAAATTTCTCCTCATTTTTCGATCGCCGATCGCACCCAAATTCTCGAAGCCATTGACAACGAATCCAATCCGGTCATGGCGATCGCGATCGCCCCCAACAGTCACACCGTCGCCACGGTCAACGCCGATAACGCGATCGAAATCTGGAACCTGGAAACCGGAACCCACCTCCAATCTTTTCAAGGTCACGCTAACTGGATCCTCTCTCTCGCTTTCAGTCCCGACGGTAAACTTCTCGCCAGTGGGAGTGGCGATCGTACGGTTAAAATTTGGGATTTACACGCCCAACTCGAACTGTACACCCTCGAAGGTCATACGGACGAAGTCGAATCGGTTCTGTTCAGTCCCGACGGTCAAATCCTCGCCAGTGGTAGCGACGACACTACGATCGCCTTATGGGATCTCGAAACGGGAACCCGTCTCTATACCCTCGTCGGACACTCGGAAGAAGTCGAAACCCTCGCCTTTTCTCCCGACGGTCAAATCCTCGCCAGTGGTAGCGGCGACGCCACGATTAAGATGTGGGATGTCAGTACGGGTAAGGAAATTTACACCCTTTTCGGTCATTCCGATTGGGTATCTTCTCTGACATTTTCTCCCGACGGTCAATTTCTGATCAGTGGGAGTGGCGATGAAACGATTAAAATTTGGCGTCGGGGAAGGTGA
- a CDS encoding CAP domain-containing protein, with the protein MEPQEFINQVVELTNLERAKLGLAPLSFNPQLAQAAQTQSQNMALEDFVDHIDPRGQNVGDRVRVTGYPFTTVTENIAWGYNTPEGVVSGWMNSPNHRVNILDPNISEIGVGYFFLADDTGVNNFNTYWTQVFANPIAQPTSQILPDNTLLNSFQSLTATANASLNFFDLTDGNDRAQLTPENTLNHPGGVRSFSGDDLVTGSNGSDVINGNAGNDQLNGNGSNDYLRGGRDNDVVNGGDGNDVVNGSLGNDIVNGDNGNDVVRGGRGADIVTGGEGNDILIGDVDTDVLTGGGGNDTFVFRVATDLVNDIALVDRVTDFTAGDRVAIAGNIDPSTILLQGTGGNTLIMTNTGDFLGLIDNTAPEALNGAVIVVTNDAALNIG; encoded by the coding sequence GTGGAACCTCAAGAATTTATCAACCAAGTTGTCGAGTTAACGAACCTCGAACGGGCAAAATTAGGTTTAGCCCCCTTATCCTTCAATCCGCAATTAGCACAAGCTGCCCAAACTCAAAGCCAGAATATGGCTTTAGAAGACTTCGTCGATCACATCGATCCGAGGGGTCAAAATGTCGGCGATCGCGTGCGCGTCACGGGCTATCCTTTTACTACCGTTACCGAAAATATTGCCTGGGGCTACAACACCCCCGAAGGGGTCGTATCCGGATGGATGAATAGCCCCAATCATCGCGTTAATATTCTCGATCCCAATATCAGCGAAATCGGTGTCGGCTATTTCTTCCTCGCCGACGATACCGGAGTCAACAATTTCAATACCTATTGGACTCAGGTTTTTGCCAATCCGATCGCTCAACCGACCAGTCAAATTCTTCCCGACAATACTTTACTGAATTCTTTCCAAAGTTTGACCGCAACAGCCAATGCTTCGTTAAACTTTTTTGATTTAACTGATGGCAACGATCGAGCGCAATTAACTCCCGAAAATACCTTAAACCATCCCGGCGGCGTGCGCTCTTTTTCCGGAGACGATCTCGTAACCGGATCGAACGGTAGCGATGTCATTAACGGTAATGCTGGAAACGACCAACTTAACGGGAACGGTAGCAACGATTACTTACGTGGCGGTCGCGATAACGATGTCGTCAACGGTGGCGACGGTAACGATGTCGTCAATGGTAGTTTGGGGAACGATATCGTTAACGGCGACAACGGTAATGATGTGGTCCGTGGCGGTCGTGGCGCCGATATCGTGACCGGAGGGGAAGGAAATGACATTTTAATCGGCGATGTCGATACGGATGTACTGACAGGCGGCGGCGGTAACGATACGTTTGTCTTCCGCGTGGCAACGGATTTAGTCAACGATATCGCTTTGGTCGATCGCGTGACCGATTTCACTGCGGGCGATCGCGTGGCGATCGCGGGCAATATCGACCCGAGTACCATTTTATTGCAAGGAACGGGCGGAAATACCCTGATTATGACGAATACGGGCGATTTTCTCGGTTTAATTGACAATACTGCCCCCGAAGCTCTCAATGGAGCGGTAATTGTCGTCACGAACGATGCGGCTTTAAATATTGGCTAA
- a CDS encoding class I SAM-dependent methyltransferase, with product MRPIVEVFENLENPDPNYARLYGRFGYPDRIWPWSQLAQKSPRSSRFLDLGCGTGYVSVPLLKLGYDTIGVDANPQMLAIARECCPELKTICARIQQLNLGDRFDGVICSSTLLNLCPIAERERLLERAIAHLKPEGWLGIELFSSAWLKQATMFEDRQQKVCCDFIDFEHQVWYGKVEYFFDDAHYLQRFFVNWLEEEQLRAILDKWGLTICEQFAIEPLQSIYVARDRTVVNCTQKTLTAFSSAMQNS from the coding sequence ATGCGCCCGATCGTCGAAGTTTTTGAAAATTTAGAGAATCCCGATCCCAATTACGCTCGTCTCTATGGCCGTTTCGGATATCCCGATCGCATCTGGCCGTGGTCGCAATTGGCACAAAAATCGCCGCGATCGAGCCGCTTTTTAGATTTAGGATGTGGCACGGGATACGTGTCGGTTCCCTTGTTAAAACTCGGTTATGACACGATCGGCGTCGATGCCAATCCGCAAATGTTGGCGATCGCCCGTGAATGTTGTCCCGAGTTGAAAACAATTTGCGCGCGTATCCAACAGTTAAATTTAGGCGATCGCTTCGACGGGGTGATTTGCTCTTCTACGTTGTTAAACTTGTGTCCGATCGCCGAACGAGAACGACTGTTAGAACGGGCGATCGCCCATCTCAAACCCGAGGGATGGTTGGGCATCGAATTATTTAGCTCGGCTTGGTTAAAACAAGCTACTATGTTTGAAGATCGACAACAAAAAGTTTGTTGTGATTTTATCGATTTCGAGCATCAAGTTTGGTACGGGAAAGTTGAATATTTTTTTGACGACGCGCATTATTTACAACGGTTCTTTGTCAATTGGTTAGAAGAAGAACAGTTAAGGGCGATTTTAGATAAATGGGGCTTGACAATTTGCGAGCAATTCGCGATCGAACCGTTGCAATCTATCTACGTGGCGCGCGATCGCACCGTCGTCAATTGCACCCAAAAAACACTTACAGCATTTTCCTCTGCTATGCAAAACAGTTAG
- a CDS encoding M3 family oligoendopeptidase — protein sequence MIQTSQSSSAQTLLSQLETTPEWDLSDLYQSFEDPKFQQDLDRLTQTAAQFRDTYRGRVSQLNPEQVLAALQELEAIGQKSGYLYSYPSLVFSADTRNTEAKQFLDKVMEALTAIENQLLFFDLELQQLDDHKFQQLQSHPHLAKYKHYLHRINEYRPHKLSEEVEQTRNQDSLTGRQAFVQLRSVHLGEQEYQPVTTPDGQTAATEAELSALLFHPAGQVRHDAYKSVRQVLEQHNSLYSYILNTLCQDHRIESQMRGYRSTLHKQLLADEVSEPVFQAIMDGTGSRFDLFQRYYRLKGEALGEKIRICDIYAPWTTQNGQQLPAISYKNGVETLLKALEQFDINYARRAEEFFLKNWIDAKVRPGKRGGAFCAYSHGKHSYLLLSYTDDYNSLFTLAHEMGHGLHFAWIDDAQSYFNSNPPLVLAEIASTFNELLLLDYLLHNAADNTMLTKALLTRQLEDQLNLLFRQSTISRLELAIHDRAAEGSFDRQFVNDKWMELYQTLCGDAVELLDEHQFDWARIGHIFFKPFYCYQYTASNIVSLACYQKYREVGKDFIPGYLELLAAGGSLNQVEALRKYVDIDIEDSTTIRNALTYVEGLLDQLQATL from the coding sequence TTGATTCAAACCTCTCAGTCTTCAAGCGCTCAAACCCTGCTTTCCCAACTCGAAACCACCCCCGAATGGGATTTATCCGACCTTTACCAAAGCTTCGAGGATCCCAAATTTCAACAAGACCTCGACCGACTCACCCAAACCGCCGCCCAATTCCGAGACACCTATCGCGGACGAGTCAGCCAACTCAACCCCGAACAAGTCCTCGCCGCCTTACAAGAACTCGAAGCCATCGGTCAAAAATCTGGCTATCTCTATAGCTACCCCTCCCTCGTCTTCTCCGCCGACACCCGCAACACCGAAGCCAAGCAATTCCTCGATAAAGTCATGGAAGCGCTGACGGCGATCGAAAATCAACTCCTCTTCTTCGATCTCGAACTCCAACAACTCGACGACCACAAATTCCAACAGTTACAATCCCATCCGCATTTAGCCAAATACAAACATTACCTCCATCGGATTAACGAATATCGACCCCACAAACTCAGCGAAGAAGTCGAACAAACCCGCAACCAAGATAGCCTCACCGGACGCCAAGCCTTCGTCCAACTGCGATCGGTCCATCTCGGCGAACAAGAATATCAACCCGTCACCACCCCCGACGGACAAACCGCCGCCACCGAAGCCGAACTCAGCGCCTTACTCTTCCACCCCGCCGGACAAGTTCGCCACGACGCCTACAAATCCGTCCGTCAAGTCCTCGAACAGCACAACTCCCTCTACAGCTACATCCTCAACACCCTCTGTCAAGACCACCGCATCGAAAGCCAGATGCGCGGCTATCGCTCCACTTTACACAAACAACTCTTAGCCGATGAAGTCTCCGAACCCGTCTTTCAAGCGATTATGGACGGAACCGGAAGTCGCTTCGACCTCTTTCAACGCTACTATCGTCTCAAAGGAGAAGCCCTCGGCGAAAAAATCCGCATTTGCGATATCTATGCCCCTTGGACGACCCAGAACGGACAACAACTCCCCGCCATTTCTTACAAAAACGGGGTGGAAACCTTACTCAAAGCCTTAGAACAATTTGATATTAACTACGCCCGCCGCGCCGAAGAATTTTTCCTCAAAAACTGGATCGATGCCAAAGTCCGACCCGGAAAACGCGGCGGGGCCTTCTGCGCCTATTCCCACGGCAAACATAGTTACTTACTGCTCTCCTATACCGACGACTACAACTCCCTATTTACCCTCGCCCACGAAATGGGCCACGGCTTGCACTTCGCCTGGATTGACGACGCGCAATCCTATTTCAACAGTAATCCCCCGTTAGTATTAGCAGAAATTGCTTCCACGTTTAACGAGTTGTTATTACTCGATTACTTACTCCACAATGCCGCCGATAATACGATGCTCACCAAAGCTCTATTAACCCGGCAGTTGGAAGATCAGCTTAATTTACTCTTCCGCCAAAGCACCATCAGCCGCTTGGAATTGGCAATTCACGATCGCGCCGCCGAAGGCAGTTTCGATCGCCAATTCGTCAACGATAAATGGATGGAACTCTATCAAACCCTCTGCGGTGACGCCGTCGAACTCTTAGACGAACATCAATTCGACTGGGCCCGCATCGGTCATATCTTCTTCAAACCCTTCTACTGTTATCAATACACCGCCTCCAATATCGTCAGCCTCGCGTGCTATCAAAAATATCGCGAAGTCGGTAAAGACTTTATCCCCGGCTATCTCGAACTGCTCGCCGCAGGCGGTAGTCTCAACCAAGTCGAAGCCCTGCGAAAATACGTCGATATCGATATTGAAGATTCCACCACCATCCGCAATGCTCTAACTTACGTCGAAGGCTTGTTAGACCAGTTGCAAGCAACTCTATAA
- a CDS encoding NF038130 family PEP-CTERM protein — MAGLLKNLLLSASVIAGVGAMASAPAFAASLSGASLSGTGSNTYGINPAADFEIWDYAPGSSSVLESYGTNTSNLLGVLGGTGSSPGGNVELFRSSEVGLNNSEFLNYDGVSSLDVSFDDGTSLTFSSLTAQDLFGSSLDTSYSGNTLAVQWFNDAWNANVGNVMTGVNNILAANPLAGYMLGVGPTVDNESELFTVLGSVGGSEYSSRENLFDAFYNAGGFQRTVDANIAYVKKDGDRVNWGLAGHADLLFYAPAEIQGLLSNAGISLQASELVKVNDEIFYTFAGVGSDVIGDDGISFNMTYEGGTTVAAAVPEPSVMLGLMAVGGLVAASKRRKAVKDA, encoded by the coding sequence ATGGCAGGACTGTTAAAAAACCTTCTCCTCAGCGCTTCCGTTATCGCAGGCGTCGGCGCCATGGCAAGCGCCCCAGCCTTTGCCGCCAGCCTGAGCGGAGCCTCCCTGAGCGGAACGGGTAGCAACACCTACGGCATCAACCCCGCAGCCGATTTCGAGATTTGGGACTACGCTCCCGGCAGTTCCTCCGTCCTCGAAAGCTACGGAACCAATACCTCCAACTTGCTCGGCGTCCTCGGCGGAACGGGTTCGAGTCCCGGCGGTAACGTCGAACTGTTCAGAAGCAGTGAAGTCGGCTTAAACAACAGCGAATTTTTAAACTACGACGGCGTCAGCAGCTTAGATGTCAGCTTCGACGACGGAACGAGCCTCACCTTCAGCAGCTTGACCGCCCAAGATTTATTTGGTTCGAGCCTCGATACCTCGTACTCCGGCAACACCTTAGCCGTTCAATGGTTTAACGATGCCTGGAATGCCAACGTCGGTAATGTCATGACTGGCGTTAATAACATCTTGGCAGCCAATCCTCTAGCAGGCTACATGCTCGGTGTCGGGCCGACCGTTGATAATGAAAGCGAACTCTTTACCGTTTTAGGATCTGTCGGCGGTTCTGAATATTCCAGCCGCGAAAACCTGTTTGATGCCTTCTACAATGCGGGTGGTTTCCAGCGCACCGTTGATGCCAACATCGCCTACGTCAAGAAAGATGGCGATCGAGTGAACTGGGGTCTCGCCGGACACGCCGACTTACTCTTCTATGCACCCGCAGAAATTCAAGGCTTGCTCAGCAATGCCGGAATCAGCTTGCAGGCGAGCGAACTGGTCAAAGTCAATGACGAAATTTTCTACACCTTCGCTGGCGTCGGCAGTGATGTGATCGGCGATGACGGTATTTCCTTCAACATGACCTACGAAGGTGGAACCACCGTCGCGGCTGCAGTTCCCGAACCCTCCGTGATGCTCGGTTTGATGGCGGTTGGCGGTTTGGTCGCTGCCTCGAAACGCCGCAAAGCGGTTAAGGATGCTTAA